The genomic interval GATATCTGTTTATGTGCCATAGAATTGGGGATAAAACATCGTTAATataatttcctttaaaaaagaTGTTTTAAATCGATCGATTTATCGATGTTTAACAAATCGATATATTATTTGACTTCACTCTGTCAAGAAACTATATAAAAGTAGGTATTCAAAAACATGCTGTCAAAATCCATCAGACCAGCTAAGTTTCCAATAATTTATCGCGACGTTCTATTGAAACTTACACTGGTAGATTGTAATAACTCTGATTTGACGTCACAgtatgtgaaatattttgaaataatacaaatctAGATTAAttaaagtgttttattattaccataagtgtaatataatttttaacacactaaataaatctataatggttttaataaatatcttgATATTATTTATGTTGAAATTGTACGATCAGTGAAATGGCTTGGTAGCTCCATTTGTAAAACTGAAACATAAAATGgcaatttgaattatttcactAAGGTGAACGTCCTTGACTGACTAATTTCCAATATTAAAACAGTTAAAGTTAGTACCTTATGacgataaacaaaatttattcacaGTATGTTTGATACGCACCTCGTATAATCATCAAAGTCGATAAATCAATAGAAATTGTTATAAGAATCAATCAAAgtgttgatattttcatttttatagtaaataatttaaaatgtgaTTAAGACGGCcctgattttatttattcaattatgcCACGGTTTTTTCAAGTAACAAAAAATCACTTTAGAAATGTTACAACATAATTTACTTGTTTTAATAAGTTGAAATCCAAACTGATTATCCCAAAGAACGATATTGCTAAAGGAGTCGATGTAATTTGAAGCATTATTAAAAGCGTTCTTTTATTGGATCTATTCCAGTGAATCCAGTCCGTGTCACATAATGTATTATAAAATTCCACTGACTAAAAGATAAATAACCCAAAGTTACTAATGTATTCGTTAATTTTAATTCACCCAACAattatatttcacataaaaacattatttacatgaaataaacttgataaagaaattttatatctaGCTGTTGGTATCCCTGATAGCTGGATTGCCAATTCTCCAAAGTAAATTAAGAAATATCATTCAATTAGGTTTCATTAACAATTTGATTACAATTATTTGTtccatattaatataatatcctaattttatctttattattattacaaaagcaataaataacataaaatggACTATGATACGTTCTTAAtgctaattataaaataatagtaaGTTTTGTTATTTCGTAGGCGTAAAATAAAGATTATTTTGACAATCAGGCAACATAGCAAGATCGATTTAAATGCTCTGAGcagtgttgccacaatttaaaagctgaatgtaaaaattgaactagaaaatgtactagattgtaccaacttcaaacaaatttaataaaattatagaaagatggataaacataagtttaaattaaattttttttccaaaaatgttatagactgtgtcaattattattttaaggatgaaaaatttatataaagtttaccgataaaattaacaatgcagtacaaaaatctcacgatctaaatataaatcaacttggctctgttttctaattattgttacaatctagtacaatttctagtttattttattaaacgaaaatataaaataactttatatttgcgaacgcagggaaaatatattaaaaaaaaaggaaaaatgtactagcgtataaaatacactgaaatgtactaaaattgtacaaGCTCTGGCAACACTGGCTCTGAGACTTTACTTCGACATATTCATTACACATTAAATGGacgaatataaataaaaaaaaagattgataaGTACATAAAAAGACAATTTCACTCACGggagaaattaaattttctccTCCAGCACAAAATCGACTCAAAATAACTAAAGTACCAGTAACACCGATCAAAGTCATGATTACAGCAGGTTTTCCCTCCTAAAATAACAGATTTATAACACCACAGATTCACGCATCAATCCGACAAGCCGGCTTTTCATACCGACGTTCATCAATGCGCGCTGTTGCCATAACTCCTCGTTAATTCCAgttggaaaaatattatgaataatttcaatcaaaatattgattttattaaatctactaataaattttgattcgGTAAAAAGAGATTAGACGATTAAATATAGCAGAGCTAGATAATTTTAGTGTTTATGTTTATTCCAATTAATTACCAGATACTCACTACGATTATGATCCATATAAACGAAATCAGAATGAAAAAGCcttgaaaagttaaaaaaatcatcattatcGTCACTTTGCCAGAACACTCGCTGTAAAGTCTAAAAAACAAGGTTAATTTAATAAAGTTCTTAATACAAATCGTATAGCGAGTTAAAGGTTACATTTTAGCAACGTTGTCAAACTTTAAAAGTAGTATGGAAATTCAGGAATTTTAAAACAATGGGATTTGCCGTATTATACGTATGAAACTCGATTTATCGCAGGAGTAGAATGTAAAATCTCACCTTTTGATTTGTAAATGATGAATGATACTGTTTTTTAAAGCAATTCGTACACATTCTTGataaaattcgttatttatattaatatccttatttttgaatttcttcaGATATTCTATTTGTTCGATTAACagtaaaaattgtattttaaactgTGTTACTAAATATGTCCAACTGCTTAGTATGATCGCATGTAGCCACATCGTACCCACAACGTACACAAATGTAATCAAATCCGATAAATATTCCAGATTCTTCCCGAGTATTTTGAAGGTATCAAAACTTAACACTTTGAAGTCAGCCACGAAATAACTGATAACTCCAGCACCTGCACAAACCTGTAAGAATGTCttccatatttttgaataaaagtacgtcactttattttctttttcaatcttttttttCAACTGGTCGTTACAATATTCcgttgaataaaaatataagtatattgcatcgaaatattcatttcccAATGTATTTATTACGCAATTGTTGATAATAAActgaaatcaaattaaaaactgATTCACTCAATTCTAGTTGTATTTTCACTTAAGAACAAGTCGACGTGGCAACGTcgcttatttattttttagtagtCTATAGTCTGCTCAACACTCACACGGCAActaaaactatatatttaaGATATATTCCGAAATATTTATTCGTATAATGGGccgagtatataatctttgtAATGGGCAGTAGTCAGGGTGATTTTAGGAATAAATGCCATAGAAATAATCactattttacattttttacaataatgcaTTGGATTCACGACGTTTTTAACGCTTGCATGATGAGTCAATATTAAGATTTCTTACTGGACATTAATATTGTTCAAACATTTAGTATTTTATTAGATTTCTCACGAATTTATCACAgtttaattattcataatctaaaacaaatattttgtaatttccgGAAATTGTATCCTAACCTATAAAAACCGATCGTGTATGTGGAATAAGTTACAGCGTTGCCATgtagtaattttaattttctgttCCAAAGAATATTTAGTTGAAATACATTTCTAATTCGAAATGTGGAAAATGTACAGTATATCAAGAAAAACCGACTATTATTCTCATTTAGAGATAGATGTTGGTAAAAATCCAACACGAAAATGGTGCTAGAGAATTAAGAATtaaagtttttcatattttcatggCTTGGCTTAATCCCTACATTATAATTCGCGGTGTCTTCGTCATcacaatcatttttttctatgattttacaATCCCTAACTGCGTCGACGCACGAGTGCTTTCTACAGAGCCGGATTTAGAACAACAAGAGGGTTCAGTTCGGTTTACGGAGCGTAAAAACGACTTTTATTGTTATCTagtatcgattttatttataaacttaccGGTATTTGTAGAAGTATGTTACAAATAACAGATTGTCCATCTGCATAGAAAGAAAATGAAGACGTACTTATTATTTGCATAACAACCAATAACAGCGACGTAAATCTAAACCACCCTGTATTTAAAACGTTTAAATGAAGTGTATTCTTGAGATTAATCATCGGATCATCTGGAAAAATATTATCTACAgggtattttttttcttcaatatctgaTTGCATTGC from Diorhabda sublineata isolate icDioSubl1.1 chromosome 8, icDioSubl1.1, whole genome shotgun sequence carries:
- the LOC130447960 gene encoding uncharacterized protein LOC130447960 isoform X2 — its product is MTLIGVTGTLVILSRFCAGGENLISPSVEFYNTLCDTDWIHWNRSNKRTLLIMLQITSTPLAISFFGIISLDFNLLKQFYKWSYQAISLIVQFQHK
- the LOC130447960 gene encoding uncharacterized protein LOC130447960 isoform X1; translated protein: MWLHAIILSSWTYLVTQFKIQFLLLIEQIEYLKKFKNKDININNEFYQECVRIALKNSIIHHLQIKRLYSECSGKVTIMMIFLTFQGFFILISFIWIIIVSVEFYNTLCDTDWIHWNRSNKRTLLIMLQITSTPLAISFFGIISLDFNLLKQFYKWSYQAISLIVQFQHK